The region gttgtatgcatgtgaatgtatgtgtatatatgtaaaACTGTGGCTTGACCTGCTGGGCTCTCCTATACTACACTTGCACGCCTCCACCTTCCTTCAGTCCCTTTACCCTTAAAATGGATCAATACATTTATGTCACACTAAAGCTCATATTACTGCTGGAGCCGGTCTTCCTGTTCTGATCCTGGATACAGACCATCAAGACCTGAGGGTCCAGTGGCCCAGAGCTCCATAGGAGGActtctgaagatgcacctgggccCCTGGAGCTTTTTTCTATCACCATCTATACCTTCATCTATGAGAGACTATACACTAACTCCTATGTCTCTAACTATGTTGAACGTATACTGTCGCTAGTACTGATGTTAATATTGATGTTCTCTGCACATGTGGCGTCCactgcacatctgtctgtcccATTGAGGCAGATTCCccatctgtggctctccttcagATTTCTTCTCTATCACTAAAATGTTCTTCCTGACCCAGTTTGAGTGTCTAATGTCAGGAGGAAGGGTCAAAACTGCAGATTATAAAGCTGCTTCTGACACGAATCAGGCCCATGTGGTCAATCTGCTGCTAAGAAACTATGACTGAGGTTTGGCCCAGAAGAACGCGGAGCTGCTGTGGCAGCATAGAAAAGAACCAGAGCTCCTGTGGTTGTCTTGTGATCCACCAACGCGTTCATTTGTCACTAAAGGCTCCACATCAGCTGTCTAGCACCGTGCTACCGTGGGACACGGATCAGAACCTCGGTGCATCATTGTGAGCTACATCGAGTCTCTGCATACTCATTTTCTGGTACAATGGAGTGATTTATGATCCGAACGCTTTCCAGGATCAGATCACATAGAAATCCTCCGTATCTGCATATTGGCCTCAAACATATCTTACAAAGCTGTCGATGGACGTCTTTGTCATCTGACCAATCATCAGAAATGACAGAACTCCATCTCTTTGCACACATCAGGGGGGCTGTCAGACAGAAAAAGCTCGGGAAATTTGCTTTCCTGCTCCCACGGCTTCTGACTATGGTTTGATTGCCTTCTTACCATGATATTTGATTTCATTATCGATGCCATGATAGTGTAGAAACAACTATTTGTCTGCCAGAGACGATAACAGACTCTACAATAGGTGACAGGTAAGCTAATAGCCATAAAGAACCTCAGATCCCAATGATGTACACGAAAATAAGCCTTACTTTAAGTATGTCTTTAACAAACAATTGATGAAATTAATTTTTAACCCAAGTTAAGGCTAATCTGTTTTCCCCAGCATGCTCTGGAATAACGAGAGTCATAAAGATACAGCCGTCGCCTAAGCTGTGCTTTCTTCAAGGTGTCAGCTGCAGACATGTAATGACTCTTTTAATGGACCTGAGATAAGTGCTTTGAACTCGCGGAGTGTAATCACCTTAGACATTTCCCTCTAAGACATTTCACTTTGTGCAGCGTTCTCATTACTTCAGAATTTATGTCCTCACTAAACTCAGCAAAGATTTGGAACACTGAAAATCAGACCACTAAAAATATAGTTTGTGTGGCTGTAACACAATTCTACATTTTCAGAAACAATAATTCTCAATGGTCACATCATGGTGCACACGAGGCGTCAGATATATTTGTATGGAGAGGGTTTGTGTTACACCTGTCTCTGATAGAGCTCATAGTCTCTCTGCATCTACTGGTTTCTTCAGCCAGTAGATGTGAACCATGTCAGGAGCTGTTGCTGTCTGGCTTTTCATTCTCGAGACCTTTGTTCTGAGGGGTTCTGGTCGGTTTTTCCCATTTGTGCTTCCAGTAGTGCTCAGTCTCCAGCCTTGACGGGTCAGCTTTTATTGTGTTACCCTGCGAGTATACTCTAGATGGTTCTGTGGAGAACGTTCTGTTTATCCTCCTGGCGTCTGCCTCCCGTGTGTGCAGACTTGTCTTTGTCTAAGCCTTCAGCATGGTTTAGACCAAGAACCTTGAGGGGTCACCAGGCTCCCCAATAAACTTGTGACCTTCATTATGACATCTTTTCTGCTTCCCAATGCCCATGTGACACCATCCGATTGAGCAATCTGGATGAGGACTTCCTGTTTAACAGCCTCCTGTGACGGCGTCTCAAAGACCACATGTTAATCTCCATTGtttcagcagtgaaagaacTCAGTGAAAAGTGAGCACCATCATTCTTGTGTGGTACAGGCTGTTTTCAGGATCCTGAATGAGACCAAAGTCCCCCCCACTCACAAAGTTTGAAAAgactctcacactcacatcaCTGCACGGTGGTGGTACATCCAGGCCATAAGATGGTGCATGGAGTTGTAGTGGAGAAGGATTCATCTTACCTGGAAGAACAAATCCTGCTTTGGTGAAGCTAATACCCGCAATACCTATGTCTCTTTATTTTTACCACAGGTTGGCAAAGGTTCTTTAAATTGTGTGTTCTTTTTAGGAGTGTTACGTGCGCCGCATAAGAGCTAATAAGAACCGGAATGACCAAAATTAATGTTTATTTGCACTGGACAAATTCTGGATTAGTCACAACAATTCAATATAGGAATATCTGGAGGGCAAAAGAAGATACAGAAACAGAATGAGATCCACCGGGCCAACGGCACAGTGGGCCGTCGGGCCCGGAGAGACCTCACAAACCAAGTGATACGACAAAAACGGACACCTTCAGATTGCCAATTAAACGTTGTAGCATGAGAGTCACCACAGCTGTTGCGTCCGCCGCTGCCATCTGgagaacagagagggagaaagagacgcctcctcccctccccttttaTGCTACAGGTGCCACTCAGGTAACCTGCTGCACACCTGAGGGCAAAAAGACACGCAAAAGGTCTCGTGTGTACAGTAACAAGAGTTAAACGTGTAACTCATCATATATTTTTGCACATGCAGGTCACACCAGTTAGCTTGTATGCTAACTAGGGAATGTGACACAATAGCGTGTGAGAGAAAAGTTTATTTCAAGTAACAGGAAAGACCCAACGAAGGCATTAAATGTAATctgcactttattttttaatcaattcTATATTTAATTTCCTTGTGGCTTTCTGTAGCTATAGCATATGTGTGGCTCGTGACAAATTGGGAAACGCTATTGTGAAATAATGGTAAAGCTATTGATTACGTGACCGTATTGTAAACTAAGTTGCTATTTTGGTTAGACATTACACAGTAAAAACAAATTCATTCATTACTCTttataaaaacataaatgtgtaaacaagCGACAATGTTATTTTTGTTGACTAGTGCATCCAGTTGTTGTGCTAGTTGCTCGGAAAGGATGATGAACATATTAAtaagttgttgttttgttaGCTCCATGCTGCCTTAGATGGTCATATGAGCAACAcgtgtgtctttattttatccATCACGTCAGGAAGGCCACAGTAGTCTTGTGAGTTTGGAGCGGCCCTGACACGCCGAACCCTAACATTGCTCAACGGGAGATGGTTGTGATACTCTTGCTGAAGGAGTAGTAGAATGTGATGGAGCTTCAGCCAGTTGAGCGTTCTAGGGGTGTCCAAATCCAGCCCTCAAGGGCCACATCCCAGCTAGGATGTAGACAACGCGTTCATTAGCAACTCGTTCACTAGCACCATTACAAATGCTGTCACAGTTAATGCATTTGACTTTTATTGTGCAAATGAGAGAATTAGATCCTCCTAATATATTCTCCATCCACCAGAAAAACAAGAGCTGAATGAGGCCTTCAGAGAGCTTTTCTAAATCTGAAGAGATCCTTGATCTTGGACTCCGCACAAGGAGATCAGAAATCAGGCACGGAACAGTTTTGATGCTACCGTGTGGTGTCCTCTGATAATCCCAGCGTAGGACTCAAGATATCAAGATTCTGTCGCGCCTGATCCAACCACGACAAGAAGAAGCAGAGCAACAACCGGAAAACAGGCAAACTGGAAGAGGACATACGAGCAGAGGGAGCGATGGTggtcttgtttttatttacgtCGGCTTTGCTCATATATGAAGATTTTGGCGGTGATATCGACCAAGTCTTTGCTCCACATGAGGCAGCAGCACTTTAACGTGTTTGGACAAATAAGTGGTTGACAAACATCTTTTTACATTCCATATGACACATACAATAAAGATTTACAATGACAGTTATTAAAGTTTCCTGGTCTGGTTCATGTCCACACAAAGTCCGAATGTTCTGAACTGATGTTCAAAGCTTGAGGAGGCTCCATCTCCTGACAGCTGTACCCAATGGGGGCAACTTCCAGCTGCCTTCTTGCACCTCGGgacaggaggctgcagctgatctAACACCTCCAACCCAACACTTGCACCGGAGCAACGTCCTGCTAACAGTGACAGTGAAGCAGCAGAATCAGATCTTCAACGGTGCCGTGCAGGAGCTGTGGAAGGGAACCAACTGGCCCAGTGAAGTTTCTACAGAATACGTATGAACCAGCCAAGACAAAGGCTCAATATTTCTATTTATGAGCCGAAATTGACCAGATTATCCCTGTTTCAATAAAGATTGACGTTGTTGTGCCAAATGTTTCTGAAGGAACCGTTCATACTGGTGTCactggtgaggggggggggggggggggggggggggttaaacagATAAACCTGAAGAAGGGGCGTGTTCCATTAACGTCAGCTGTTTTATCAGATGTCGCCAAGGGCAACACTCTTTCGCACAATTACTATTAATTAGTTTTTCATCATGTTATTGAACTTTAGAAACGGGCAACAAACAACCATTGAAaggttcctgctgctgagttGAACGAGTCCTCTGGGAAATGTTTGACATTAAATTTGAGGCTAACCTTTATCAGAGTGGCTTTTTAGTTTTACTGGTGGAGCACTAATAGAATTTAGCAGTGACAGCTGGTTATAAGTGCAATCAATGTAGTAATAACCTTTTTTCATGAATTCATTCCCCCATGAGGTCTTCTTGTGCTTTACATGTGTGAAAAGACTCAAACATGATGGCAGGAACAAGATGAGGAGGGAATAATGGGGGAAAGACACACGTTGCCTTTGATGAGAGCAGCAAATATCACAACAACAAAGCAATGTGTGAAAAAAGGGAGGAGCACTTTTCCTAAAAACGATGCCACATTTTGAAGTCCGTGATAATTTCACAATCGTTGCGTCACTGCCATTTAAGAAATGTTTCCTGTCGTGTCCAATTATCTGTTGGACTTGGCGCAAAATGCCTCAGGCATTTCACAACGTGAagggaagcaggaaaaaaaagcacccCGTGTGGATTTTGCCCCTTTGAGAATGCCATGGGAATACTCACACGCTCATCTCCTGAGAGCAGGAACGTCGCTGCTGCAGTCCGGCTTCTTCCTAAAATCACCAACCCAACAGCATTCACGTCTAGACGTCACCGATCCATCGGAATAATTCTCTATGCGAATTTATACTCGCTTATTTGCATCTTATTTTTCTGGAATCATATTTGAATCGCTGATGGAGGCAAGACCCGACTTTTCCAAGTTGTTGTAACCCTTGTAGGGAGATACCAGCAACTTCCAGcggggaacaggaagtgaccagtGTTTTATGATGATTCAGAAGTGATTaatgaaaatgtaatatttcatAGCAATTACAAAGATTAATGCTGGAGGACTTTTGGCTGTTAGCCTGAACTGCTGAAGGCAAGAGGTGGCAACAAAGCTGAGAAGTAAATTGCATTAGCAACTTAAGGAGAAGtgtattaaaatgcaaatgtacaGCTGTTAATAGTTCTTCAAAAACCAATAATCCCCCACAGTCAGTCATGTGTCAAAATGGTTAATGGAAAAATATCCCAGAGGCATGCGAGGTCCTGTTTCCATTCCACTTTTGATTAAACCCCAAATGGTGTTTGGGGAAAAACACAGTTTATGTTGTATGATGGGATTGGCAACGATGGCGGAGTGTGGGCAGAAGCCCAGCCGCTCCGCTGCGATGCTCTGTCTTCTCATGGGCAGAAGCTTTCACAGGAAGCAGAATCTGCATCTGAGATCTGCACCAACCAGATAAACAACTCCGAGGATGACGATGACCAACGATGCTGCTGGCACATCTGTCAGCCCACAGACACAAGGCAAGATCAGCAGCTGGAGCCatgacagcagctcagcaggggaccGGTGTGCATGTCAGTctacacacaccacccagtcagTCTACACACACCGCCCAGTCAGTCTACACACACCGCCCAGTCAGTCTGcacacaccacccagtcagtctacacacaccacccagtcaATCTGCACACACCACCCAGTCAATCTGCACACACCGCCCAGTCAGTCTGCACACACCACCCAATCAGTctacacacaccacccagtcaATCTGCACACACCACCCAGGCAGTCTGCACACACCGCCAgtcagtctacacacacacaccagtcagtcTGCACACCACACCACCCAGTCAGTCTGcacacaccacccagtcagtctacacacaccacccagtcagtctacacacaccacccagtcagtctatacacaccacccagtcagtctgcacacaccacccagtcatctgcacacaccacccagtcagtctacacacacacaccagtcagtctgcacacacaccacccagtcagTCTACACACCACCACCCAGTCAGTCTATACACCACACCCAGTCAGTctacacacaccacccagtcagtctgcacacacaccacccagtcagtctgcacacacaccacccagtcagtctatacacaccacccagtcagtctgcacacaccacccagtcagtgcacacaccacccagtcagtctgcacacacacccagtcagtctacacacaccacccagtcagtctgcacacaccacccagtcagtctacacacaccacccagtcagtctgcacacaccacccagtcagtctacacacaccacccagtcagtctgcacacacaccacccagtcagTCTGTCACGGCGCAGGCGTGGCTCAATGATTTCCTTACATTGGATTTTATTGAAACAGGattacaatgtttttaaattatttctCTAAAAATACCAATAAAACAGATGTTTTGGTCGCGAATCCATTTAAATTCCCGTCAGTTAAATGAGAATTTTGCGGCTCAATGATTAAATGATGTCAAACAGAACTTTAATAATCAAATAGgttaaaataaattcacactGACAAAAATTGTGCACATTTTGAAGCAAAGGACAAGCAAAAGAAATAGCAGCAGGCAGATGTTCGTAGCGTTGCACCTCGCACCCTGTCCGTCGCACTCTGTCCGTTGCACCCTGTCCGTCGCACCCTGTCAGTCGCACCTGTCCGTCGCACCCTGTCAGTCGCACCCTGTCCGTCGCACCCTGTCCGTCGCACCCTGTCCGTCGCACCCTGTCAGTCGCACACCCTGTCCGTCGCACCCTGTCAGTCGCACCCTGTCCGTCGCACCCTGTCAGTCGCACCTGTCCGTCGCACCCTGTCCGTCGCACCCTGTCCGTTGCACCCTGTCCAGGTCTGTTCACCAAGACCACGGAGCCTCTCTGCTGCCAAAGTCGTGAACGCCACAGTCCAACGTCCATCGACGGCGTCGCGAGATTAGACGGCCCATCCTGCGAAATAGTGGCGCTCACATAGTTTCATCTTCCTGAACGCTTcctcccccctgctgtgctCCAGGGGGACTTGGTCAGTTCAGTTTCCACCACCCAGACCAGACCCATGGTTATAAAATCAAGTTTAATTAGAACCCCAGAAGCACAGGTGCCTTGGGGGGCTTTACAAGCCACACAGGTATGGGTCACCCCTGTTCCCCGGGCGCCACACACACCTAAAGTCTATCAGTATGATCGTGGAGGGCAACTTTTGGAGCAAACTCCTAAATGACAATAAAGgcaccaacacccccccccccccccccatccacttTAATTACagctcacccccacccccaccaccaccagcacccccTGCAGGCTCTAATCTGATTAAAGCCTACTGCTGATCCTAAGTGGATTCAGCGGCAGGTGCCGCGGCGACGTCCCACAACAGACGCGATCGGTCTCACGTCCCGTTCCGATGATCTCCCAGGAACTGAAATCCTGGGTCGCCACTGACTCTCCAGCATTCTGGAAATCTCAATTATTGGAAAATCTGTTCCATCACACGCGCGGTGACTCAGAAGAAGATTCAGAAATAAGCAGCCAAGAACAGAGATTAAGTGTTCTGGATCTCCTGAATGCGAGGAACATGGtgacactcatgcacacacacaggcacacggatgcatgcgcacacacacacacacaggcgcacacacacacaggcgatGGAGTGTTTTCAATGGCTCCAAATGCCGTCTTGTCACAACAGAAAAGGTGTTCAATGCAACAAACatgccttttatttttaaatctctttAGTAAGGTCACTTTTGTCAGTCAGTGATGTCATTGTGTTGAAATACGCCtttttgtgtgtaaatgtatTGATGTCATTGCTTTGAATGCTAAGGAAATTATTCCACATGTAAACAATAATGTTAAGGAATAAATCAATttcattcaactttatttaGAAAGTGTCTGGTACAATCCAAactgtttctaggtgctttacaggaACCCAGAGTTGAACCCCCAACCAGCAACAACGGAAGGAATAACTCCCTTTTTTTACTTACTAAAACTGAAGGTGTGATCCTGGATGCTGAAGCGCATAGAAGACTTCAGCTGTTAATAATCATGACAGGAAGAAGTGACAAATTAGCAGCTGTTAACTGTTAAACCGTCCTTTAATATGTACATCTCACAGCCCTCACATGAAAGAAACGTCTGGATATTTCTAATAGTTTAACAGCTTTGATACAAGATCACCGTTTTCAAGAAATTCACATCGAGATCAACATCATATTCTTGGTTCGACAACCAACAACAAGCAGAAaaggaataaagaaaaagaatccaCATGAGGAAGGAGGAAACATACATTTCGTGGAGGGAATGTACAGAAGCTAATATGTACATTACAAACCATACAAATTAGCTCTAAGATATAAAGTTCAATACATCTGATATATATTAACTGACAATTAGCAGGCCTTACCCCCCACAGTCAGGTAATGAGTTAAAGAAATCTGATTACTCTGCCAATTACCCTGTAGCTGCAAAGAATCTTTCTCcccatttctcctcctcttcctcgggccatctgaggaagaggaggcacaTTTCTAAAAGCGTCTTCAGCTGAGCAACTTCTGATTTCTATGTTGTGACAGATGTGCAGGATAAACTCGAGCCTCTCGGCCACTCCGAAGTTAATCTGAAGTTAATATCAGTTCGTAAAGAAACGGATATGAAACAAGCAACAAGTGCCAACAAAACTTAGCAATGACGATGACGttccaaaaataataattcactGGGATGACTGGGAAGAACAGACACAACTCAGGAGCTAGCTGGAAGTGACGCTGATGGAGTTTAGATTCTGATTAGAGTCCACCGTGACGCATTACTGCCCTCTGTAAAAACTGAGACCTACAGTATGTTCGCTTGACTGATGGGATGCCATGGGTTCAAGCCCAAACTGCGCTCAGTTTTTATCCAACTTAATTTATTAAAAAGTCAACCAGAGGGGAAGTAGGGAGTGTCACTATGGTAATTATAGTCTGGGCACACTTTCTGCACCAGTTTGTAGTCAGTGCTGTAGAAGGAAATGAAGATGCAGATAACTTTGAAGGGTTTAGAGCAGAGCCAGGACACGTGGCTCTGGGTCTGCTCCTGGTAGCAGGTCTTAGACGGATCAAAGTTGCAAAGCGTGTTCTTGGCACCTTTCTCCACCTTTTCATACTCTACGCGACAGTTGAAGGACTTTGAGTCCTTGACATCAATGACCGACTGCTGAGCTGCAACATCAAACTCAACTATCTTGGTAGGAGGGACCAAGCTGACAGACACGTTCCCCTGACCTGTAGAGTTGTGGCGGAAGTAGACGCTGAAGGTGCCATTGCCGTGGTCCACGATCTTGCCTGTGATCAACAGGTTGAGCTTGACAGTCTTGATGTTAGAGTGGAAGTCCCCCCAGCCAAACATCTTCTTGAACTTTCCTGTCTTGACCATTGGCCGCCGTTTGGTTCTCGACCTAGACTCCTGCAACTCTGTGGAGTTCCTCAGCCAGTCCCAGAGTTCCTTCTCGGAGTATGGCTCCGGAGTGTCGTAGCGAAGGTCCAAAGctgtggtgttttctttacccTGAAGCGTCTGTGACAGCAGCCTACTGATCGACATTTCTTTGCTACTTTCTGTCCATATATGCTTCACGGTCGCTTTGGGGCTTCCTGATTTGATGATATCCGACTTTGAGGCCTGACCACCTGAAACctggtaaaaagaaaaaacaacaaaaaacagaataaacCAAACAGCACTTctgactttctttctttctacatacagttttttttacatatgcagaatatgacatcatttcctgttatAAAAGCCATTTGAAATACTCAAGGTTGATGTGCTCTCTGTATTTTTGGAGCTTTGGGTTCCCAAAAGGGGCTGAAAATAGTTCACTGAACTGGACTGAACCCCTTTCATCTGTCTATGGAACTGAAGACTGATTGACTTTTTCACTCAGCTGATTTCTAGAAATTGACCAATCAGCTGGGGTTGGACATAATCAATGTTGGCTCCACGCTTCAATTTCACACCATAATTGTCAACTTCAAACTTGGGATTTAAATGGGACAACTCTGATGAGGAGCGAAAAATATTCGGTCATTGATGAGTCCCAACAGGAGAAACAATGGTCTGCTGAGCGTCTTGACCGGTAACTAAAGAGCAAACTGCTAATTGATCAGGCTGATCCATTCATTATTAGCACTGATGAGTAAATAAGACAGGAGCAGGCCACCAGCTCGGATCGCTGGTATCGATCACCTCATTTCTCCTGAAAGGTGAGATCTGTCATGAGCACTTGGACTTTTGCTGGTGCCTTCGTGGATCAATAGCATCTATAATGAGGTTTTAATCAACTGTTTCAATCAGCTGAactatatatgtgtatatataatgCAACCTTTgcaaaacaaatattaaaattaTATTTAATAACTTCATTACCTGACATATGTTTTTCAAAGTTGCACTAAATTCTCATCAGACAAGAACACTGAAAGACCccccgccccacacacacacacacacacacacgcacatgcacacacacatcagagtgTCTGTTTGATCCTGATCACCTGAGGCTACAACACATGTGGTAATCGTGGTAATCAGCACTTTCACCATTGTGAGCAcagacctcacacacacacacgccaggcaaccatttgaaaaaaaaagaaaaacaaccggtgtgtgtgcgtgtgtgtgtgtgtgtgtgtgtgtgtgtgtgtgtgtgggtgtgtgggtggggggtgtgtgtatcGTGTATAACTttgactagactagactagtaTAGAACCCAGTGTAGAGACCATTAAGAAAGTACTTTAAGGGGTGCAGTTTAGAGGGAGAGTACTGTAAAAAAGTGCAGTATAGGGGACAAAATAGTACAAAGAATGCTGTATAAAGGGTAGAGTAATATAAATAGTTCAATATAGAGGGCAGAGCAACTACCACAGTACAGAGGGGAATAACTGTTAAGAACCCAATATGGAGGGAAAGTACAGTAAAAAGAACAAAGACGAGGGCAGAGTACAGTAGAGAATGCTTTACAGAGGCCAGAGTAACATAAGATCTGTAGTATAGAGTGCAAGTCCTGTAAAAAATGCAGTATAGAGGACAAAATACTACAAAGAATGCAGTATAAAGGGAATGTATAAAGGCAGTATAGAGGGAATGTACTATAAAGAGTCCAGTTTAGAGAGCAAAATACTATAACATAAAAGCAGTACAGAGGACAGAATGGAGAGCAGAGCACTGTAAAGACTGTAGTATAGTGGGAAGGGAATGTAAAAAGGGCAGCATAGAGTGCAAAGAGGTGAAAAGAGTGCAGCCCAGAGGGTAGATTACTGtaaaaatatacagtatagAGAGCAGCATACTGTAAAGACTGCAGAAGAGAGGGTAGAGTGCTATAAAGAGTGTAGTATAGAGGGTAGAGTGCTATAAAGAGTGTAGTATAGAGGGTAGAGTGCTATAAAGAGTGTAGTATGGAGGGTAGAGTGCTATAAAGAGTGTAGTATGGAGGGTAGAGTGCTATAAAGAGTGTAGTATAGAGGGTAGAGTGCTATAAAGAGTGTAGTATGGAGGGTAGAGTGCTATAAAGAGTGTAGTATAGAGGGTAGAGTGCTATAAAGAGTGTAGTATTGAGGGTAGAGTGCTATAAAGAGTGTAGTATAGAGGGTAGAGTGCTATAAAGAGTGTAGTATTGAGGGTAGAGTGCTATAAAGAGTGTAGTATGGAGGGTAGAGTGCTATAAAGAGTGTAGTATTGAGGGTAGAGTGCTATAAAGAGTGTAGTATGGAGGGTAGTAGAGTGCTATAAAGAGTGTAGTATGGAGGGTTAGAGTGCTATAAAGAGTGTAGTATAGAGGGTAGAATATTGTAGTACTCTGGTGCACATTTTGTTATCAGTGTTATCAGTCAAGACTTGGTTTGTTCTGACCAGAGCTTTAGTGAGCGTGCTCACGTGCTTGTGTCACATCACACTAATAACTCAAATTTATAAAAATTAACTTGTGAATATCATTAGCGCCTCTATTCATCCAGACGTTGGCAGAAGAGGAAGGTTCAGGTTTACAGGAGCAGTTTTATAGTTCCAGTTCTCATGTGTGTGGAGGGACTTTCAGGTGTAGCTCCGGTGCTACAGAGTTAAGTGGTGTTTGGAGAACAGCAGCACCTGTTCTCCTGTCACATCCACGCTGGTCGTGAGCGTCGCCATCAGCTGTTTCAATCCTGAATTAATGATGCAAACAAAGCCAAATCCTCCTGGCAGCCCCTCGGTGAGCTCAGTCTTTCTCCACTTTGGTCCCTCTCAACTAATCTTCAGTGTCACACTTAATGAGATTTCCAGTTTGTGAAGTAAGTGGAGCAATAACTCCCCCAGCACCAGCCACCGCCATCGCCTTTCCCACCGTCAGCTCTGCTCCAACCACTCTGGAGCTTTTAGCCTAATTCTTCTCTAAAGGATGACTTATGAAGGATTATTACACAAAATTATTCCAGCTCCAAACAGACTTTGAATGTGTTGTTAGTGTCCATAAGGAGCtgcaaacatgaagaaaaaaagaaacccattATGTAATTAATAAACGAGGTATCGCTAGTTCTATTCCTATATTGGGTTTGTTTCACACAGCTACATTAGGGACTTAAAAGTAGATAAATATATGTTGGGCACTTACTCACACTGAGGGGAAATAAACTTCCCATCAGCTCCTGCCTCCAGCAGTACAACTATACGTCTTTTCCACTAGTCTAGTAGACCTTCAGTGACCTCCACCGTCCTCACCTCATCACCAGCACCTTCCAGGATAAATGGACCCAATGTCACCTCTTCATCAACATCAACAACCGCACTTCCTCCGCTGCCCCTCGCACAAGGAGTGCCCGGACGCGTGGCACCTGCCCTCCGTTCCCACGGTCTCCGTTTGGTCCGTCCCGCCGATCACCTCCAGCGCCGCCACCCTCAGCAACTGTCTTGCTGGCTCAGCTCTGAAGAAGGCGTCTCCCACATCAGGGAAGCAGCCTTCTGTCACCTGGACAAATGTCCGTCCCTTTCATGATCCATGACATCCAGTCGGGATCACAGCAGCATCCTGCACCGTCTGCTTTCAAAATTCCCCAAAAAACTTCCGGACATTCACAACACGGCTGCCTGGCTCCTCCGATGACAGAACCTCACTCACAAAGACCTGCTCCCACC is a window of Takifugu flavidus isolate HTHZ2018 chromosome 21, ASM371156v2, whole genome shotgun sequence DNA encoding:
- the nxph1 gene encoding neurexophilin-1, coding for MQVAGCAVILLTPVLLLVSGGQASKSDIIKSGSPKATVKHIWTESSKEMSISRLLSQTLQGKENTTALDLRYDTPEPYSEKELWDWLRNSTELQESRSRTKRRPMVKTGKFKKMFGWGDFHSNIKTVKLNLLITGKIVDHGNGTFSVYFRHNSTGQGNVSVSLVPPTKIVEFDVAAQQSVIDVKDSKSFNCRVEYEKVEKGAKNTLCNFDPSKTCYQEQTQSHVSWLCSKPFKVICIFISFYSTDYKLVQKVCPDYNYHSDTPYFPSG